In the Syntrophus aciditrophicus SB genome, GCTCTTGACCATCCGCGATTCACGGATGAGAGGGGAGATATCCGTGAAAGAATCGAAACCAAGAATCTGGCGATAACGTTCATAAGTGGAAACCGGCAGAATATCCAGCTCCATGCCGCCCTTGCCGTGCAGGATTTCTTTCTCGTGCAGAATGTCGCCCGCGTCCTTATCGCGGCGGATCGGGATGACCGGGAGCGGGGATTCCCTCTGCGCCCGGTCCGGATTCTTTTCCACAAAAAGGAGGGGTGCGCTTTCGAGAGGAACAACGAGAACGGCTTTCTGTGTGGTGCCGGATAAATAGAAAAGATCGGTGTTCCCCAGAATAATGGAAAAATTGACGCCTTCCCTTGCCATTTTATCCCGGAAGAGGCCGAGCCTGTTCTGAATCTCAGCTTCCGGTGTGAGTTCACAGAGTTCCATTTCAGTCCACATATCCCGCCTCCTGAAAATAATAAAACATATCATATGACCGCTTTTCGGATGAACATCGGTTAATATTTTTTTATGCTACCCTGAAAGTGAGTATTTTTCAATAGATAATCTGGAACATTTTCTCCTGTCAGGTACTTTTGCTGCGTGAGGGTGCAAAGGGATTAAGAGGCTGCCACCGATGGTTGTTGGATCCCGCGGCTACAGCCGGCATGGCGGGGATTGCCGGGGCCGGGGCAATTTTGCCGCGTTTTCCCGCGCTCATCCCCGCGGATTCAGAGACCCTTTTGCCGAATCTGTGTGAAATGCCGGAAAATAACAGCTGCTCATTGCCAATGCCCTTGAAAAGAATTAAAATTATGGACAAAGAAGCCGGGGGTCCTGAAATGGAAAAAAAGTGTTCGGAGTTTCTGAATCGGTATAACATTTCCGAGGAAGCTTATGCCGCTGCAGGGATCGCCTGGGATGAGCTCGAAGAAGTAAGGGATCATTATATCCAGACCCGGGATGAACTGGAGCCGACGGCGCGATACATCGTCAATATTCTCAATAAAACTGAAAAGGTCCATTCCGTCAGTTACCGCATCAAGGCCCCTGAACACCTGATAGCGAAAATTATCCGCAAGAGAATCGGGAAGCCGGAAGGGATTATCAATCTCGCAAACTACAGACAGAAGATCACCGATCTGATCGGGATACGGGTCCTGCATCTCTTCAAGGAAGACTGGCTGGATCTTCACCAGTTCATCACCCGCACCTGGAATCTGAGGAAAGAGCCCATCGCCTATGTGCGCCGGGGCGATGCGGCGGGATACATCAACAGTTTCAAGAACTGGGGCTGCACGATCAAGGAACACCCGTACGGCTATCGATCCGTTCATTACCTCCTGCAGTCCATGATTTCGGAGTCGGCGGAGCCGACGGTCCAGGTATCGGAAGTGCAGGTCCGGACCCTGTTCGAAGAGGCCTGGAGCAGCATCGATCATCATGTCCGTTATCCTTACGAACCCCGCAATGTCCTGCTCAATGAACTGCTCGTTATTCTGAACCGTCTTTCGGGCAGCGCCGATGAAATGGCTTCCTGTATCCTTTATCTGAAAGAAAAGATCAATACGCCAGGCATGCCGTCACAAGATGTAAACGGGCAAGCCGGGCAGGGCGGCGGATTCTTTCAGCCCCTGGATGAGTTTGAATGGCCCGCGGAAACGGGGTCGGGAGTCATGGCCTGGACGGACGGGAATATCGGGGAGGGCCTTCCGGAACCGTACCTTTTCCCCCCGGCCGATATGGCTGATCAGGAAAAGGGACCCGGCGAAGAGGGGCCTGAAAAGTCAGAAAAGCCGTCCTCTTCAGCGGAACGCTGAAGCCCTTTTCCCTGAGCTTCAGCGTTGACTGGTCTGCGTGACTCGTCGTCTGCGTGCGGCAAAGGGCAAAAATCCGGTCTGCGGAAGCCGTCAGTGCCTTGCCTGCGAGAGGGCGTGAATTCTGGCCGCCTGCATGAGAAAGACTTCCAGCTTTGCCTGTATGATCTGCGGGAAGGGATTTCCATCGCTTTCGATGGCGAGAAAGGGAAGGGGCCGATTCAGGAGATCTTCCGCCACCGATCCTGATTCCTTCCCATAATGCTTTCCGGAGTTTCTCTTCCCCCGGTTCATTTCCCGGTTCAAAATGGCCTCTGAAACCCGATTCGGCATGCAGCCGAAAGGACCAAGGGCGATAGCGCCGCAGTAAGGAGTCGGGACTTCCGCAAGGGCCGCCCCCACGGTAAGAACGGCTTCCCCCAGCAGCAGGGGATTGATGATCGGACTGGCCTGTTCCACAATATGGGGGATGTCCTCCGTTCGATCGGGAATCAGCCCCGATCCTGCCAGGATCTTCGTGATCGTCCGCTCATATTTTTTCATCCATGTGGAGCGGAGAAAAAGCGACGCCTTTTCTTTCGCCGACAGGGTTTTATATATCCATCCGTTCCTGTCGCAGAGGTCCGTGTAATAAATCCATTCCATCACGCTGGCCACTTTTGTCGCGAAGCCCTGATCCGCCAGACGTTCAATCAGAAACTGCCGGGAAATGGCGTCATGACGGACAAAGATTTCTCCCGTCAGCAGAATGGTGGGGATCTCTTCCGGCCGCCTCTTCAGCGGGATGGATTTCAGACGGGCGGCCGTTTTTTCCAGGACGGGCCGGAGGGTTTTCAATTCGGGAGATTCTTCCAGAGCCCGGATGATTTTCCGGCATTCCTCCCGGTAAATCTCCAGGGCTTCAACCCGGTCGCGGGCGGCGGTCAGCAGAACGCCGTAGATATCTTCCATGTCGTCCGCGATGACGACGCCCGTCCAGAGCTTCAGGGTGAGATTGCTGGCATCCAGATCGGCATAGCTGTTCTCGGCATCCGGGGAATAGAGGGTGACATCCTGGATTCCGAGTCGCTCGATCATCGCCTTCATGAACTGGGAATACTGGCCGAAGCGACAGGGGCCGCCGGCCGTCGGCATGAAATAGACGAGCAGTTCATCCGGGTCCTTCCTGTCCCGCAGATACTTTAACAGGCTGCCGACCGTCAACTGGAGGGGCAGGCATTCCTTGCAGGTGGTATTGCCGCGGCCGAGCTTCAGCACTTCCTCGTCTGAATCGGGAAGGGCCGTCGCCCGAACCCCCGCGGAACGGAAAATAGCCGCTGCGACGTCCACATGGAACTGTCCCATGGAAGGGAAAACGAGGTGAACCCGGGGGTGCGAAAGGGGATAGGATTCTCCACGGGAATCGACGATCCGGGAATCTTCGTAATTCACTCCTGCCGAGGTGGTTTTCCGGGACGGCGCCGGAGCGGTATTCCTGCTCTTCATGTAGAGTTCCCGATAATTCCGGATGATGTCCATGAAGGCTTCGATTCGGGTCTCCAGCCCGGCGTCCGCGACGTGGCTGTCCAGCTCCAGAATCAGGAAGGGCTTGTTTCCCATCATCTGGCGGAAATAGCCCAGAAGAAAGGAATCGGGACCGCAGGAGAAATTGGTGATATAGCAGCCGAAAAGCTGTGGGTGCCGGGAAACGAACGAAGCGCCTTTGAGGATGAGCTGGCCGGATGACCAGTACATGTTCCTGGGGACGGTTTCATCGGCAAGGGGAAGAAAGGTCAGGGGAACCGCGCCCACGCCCCGGGAGGCGAATTTCTTCGGGATTCCCATGTTGGCCTCGGGAACAAAGGCGTTATAAGCCCGTCCGAAGATCACGATGCCGTATCGGTCCGAGTCCTCTTCCAGATCGCGGACAAATCGGCTGCCTGTTTCTTTCGTTGTCATGAAAACCTGTTCCTGGGCCGCGACGGCGACTTTGAAGGCGTCCCTGGCGTCCGTCTTCCTGCATCCGAGGGAGTGAGCCAAATCCACCATGACGTCCTGCACGGCTTCATAGCCCCGGGAGAAATCGAGGACCGGCTGGAGAAGAGAATTTTCTTCCTTCAGCCGGCGGAGCATCTCCCAATCGTTGAAGGTGCTGGCCAGGTAGTAGGGCTCTCCCTGGGAGATGGGGCAGATGGTGCTGACGGGATTTCCCTTTTCCACATGCATGCCCCGGATGTGGGGGAGAAAGAGAAGATCCGGTTTTTTCCGGAGCAGATCACTGAAAAAGCCGTGGGCGAGTTCAGCCGGGTAACAGAAGGCTGTTCCTTTCTGAACCATGCCTTCCGGGCGGGGATAATCAGGCAGGATCAACTCAAAACCCAGCCTGCTGAAAAAGGACGAATAGAAAGGGTAGTACGTATTGGTCAGGAAGGACCGATTGATGCCGACGGTGCGGCAGCCCCTTGTTGAAGAAACCGCCGGTTGGCCGGTCCCGGTGTTCCGGTAGGTCAGGGCTTCGTGCTGCCTGACCAGATCCAGATGCTCCGCGTCCACGGAAATATGATAGCGGAGATTATACCAGCGGTTGCAGGCTCCGCCAAAGGGATACACCTTTTCTTCAATCCGGATGCGGGCAATCTCGCACTTCCGGTCGCAGTTTTCTTTTCCGCCGTTGCAGACAAAGGGAGGCTCATAGGCGATTTCCCGGTCCTTCAGGGAACGGAGCGAGAGAGAAGCCTCCTTCAGCAGGCCGTGCTCCAGCCGTTTCCGGATCTCCAGCGCCACGCCGAAGGCCCCCATCAGACCGGGTTCCGGGGGAACGACAATCCGCTTGCCCGTCAGGGCGGCCATGGCGACCGGGATCGCCCGGTTGTAGCAGACCCCGCCCTGCATGAAGATGTTGTTTCCCATTGAGCGGTTTCCTTTAACCCGGTTGCTGTAATTCATACAGATGGAGTAAACCAGTCCTGCGACGATGTCTTCCCGGCTCATACCCTCGTGGGCGGCATTCTTGATGTCGCTGCTGATGAAGGCGGCGCACTGGTCGTTGAAGTTGGGGGGATTCATGCCCCGGAGCGCGATATCGGCAATATCCTCCATGGCGACGCCCATGGATTCCCGGGCCGCTTCTTCGAGAAAGGAGCCTGTCCCCGCACTGCAGGCGTCGTTCATGGCATAGTCCGAGGGAATGCCGTCCTTCACATAGGTATATTTGGCATCCTGTCCCCCGATTTCAAAGATCGTATCGACTGTCGAATCGAAGAACAGCGCACCCGTGGCATGGGCGATGATTTCATTGATGATGCCTTCCGTCATGGCATGCAGACCGGCGATCTGCCTTCCCGAGCCCGTCACGCCCAGTCCCGGAATCTTTATCTTTTCCGCCAGGGGACCCAACTGCTCGTAAAGGCTGGCATAGCAGGCCCGTGAGGCCGCAACGGGATTGCCGTTGGTGCGCAGATAGATGGAGGCCAGGATCCGGTTGTCGCTCAGCCTCAGCAGAACGGCCTTCGTGGTGGTCGAGCCGACGTCCAGCCCCAGGATGCACTCATCCCCCTCGCAGGCAACGCCCCGTTCCATCGTCTGGAAATCCACTTTGTCCAGAGAATCAGCAAGGGGCGGCAGGCGGTGAAACGCCGTTTCATCGTGCTTCATGACGGCATCGGGCGCCGGGGCGGGCAGGGTTTCATGGTCCAGGGCCCAGAGCGCGCAACCCAGGGCTTCGAAATAGGTTGCTTCCTCCGGGATGATCAGGCTGGCGATATCTTTTTTCAGATAGTCCACCATGACGGTGTTCTGAGCGGTTCCGCCGATAAGCATCATGGTGTTCCGGGGAAGATGGCTGAGGATTTCCAGAATCTTTCCCGACATCATCTCGCAGAGGCCCGAAGCGATTCGTCCCTTGGGGACGCCTTTGTTGGTTGCATGGGTGCAGTCGCTTTTACAGAAAACGCTGCAGCGGCCGGATACCTTGTAGGGCTCTTCCTGCCGGGCGAATGAAATGGCATCCTCGATACCGAGGCCCATGCGGCGGATCTGCTGGAGAAAGAATTCCCCCGTTCCCGAGGCGCACTTGTTGCCTGTCTGAACGGAGCAGATCCTGCCGTCTTTCCCGATGACATAGATCAGGAAGGTCTCTCCCCCGGCGCTGATGACGGCATCCAGGGGGGCGTTGCCGTTGTGAACGTAAGACAGGGCGGTTTCGACCGCCTGAGGTTCGGGGATGGAGGTGAGATTGACGAACTGGCGGAACTTGCGGCCTGTCACCGCGATCCGGTCGTACTGACCCGGTTCAAGGGTTGAAAAGATGTCCAGAAACGCCTGACGGGGATTTCCGTCATGGGGTTGAATATGAATGACGGATTTGGAAATTTCTCCCTGAGAATTTTTACGGACGGCAACTGCGGACAGAGTGGTTGCGCCGATGCATATGCCGAGACTGTTCATACCTTTCTCCCTCCATACTGCCAAAACGGTAAAACCGAAGTCATGGTATTGTCAGGTTCCGGAAAGTGATCCTCGGAGACACTATGTCAAAAAACGAAAACAGCAGCCGCGACAACCGTCGTATAGCGGTCGTCTTTGACGATGGTTGACTGAGTGACATTACGGGTCTTGACGATTTTTCCGCTGATCTTGAAAATTTCCTTTTTCTCATCCCAGCTTTCATCCACATTGAAATCGATGCCCAGAGTGGAAGCCAGCATGGCCGCGGCCAGATCTTCCGCGTAATCCCCGGCCTGCTTTTCGGTGAGACCAAAGGCGTGATGTTCGCTGATGTATCCGTAGGATGTCTTGTCGGCCGGGATGGCGCAGCCGACAGAGGCTGCCAGGAGTCTTTTGGGTTCATTGCTGCAGCACCGGCTCATGACGCAGTACGTAATGGCTCCGGGGACCAGTTCCTTCAAGCCCTGAACCTTCGAGATGTTCTTGCACCCCGGAGGGAATATGCTGGATACCTGCACCAGATTGCATTTTTCGATCCCTGCGTCACGCAGGGCGCGTTCGAAGGAATGGAGTTCATCGCGATGGGTGCCGACACCCTTTGTGAAAAAGATTTTTTTGGGGACAAAGTCATACATCGATGTTCGTCAGGCCTCCTGTTTACATGTGAATTTTTTCTGCTGCCGGACCTTTTTGAGCTCTGTGCCGACCCTTTTATTCCATGTCTCTTCTCAATTTCCCGGACACATGTTGGTCTCACAAAGGTTCTTTTTATATCAGCACTCCCGGTTAAAAGCCACAAAATATTCCATGATGGAATGAAGCAGGACTGGGTGCCACCGGAAGCGATGTTATCAGTCTTCGTGCCCCGGTGTTCATAAAAAGGTTGCACTGTTGGGGAAAATCCTTAAACTACGGAAAACAGTGAGACCAAGAAAGGTGCAGATAAAGACATTGCTCAAAAAGATCAGGATATGCGCATACTGGGGAATACTTTTCTTCATGATTTTTTCCGGCTGCGGCTGTTGCAGCCCTCCGGATGTCATCGGCGACATCAGCAGATTGCAGCAGGATCACACGTTTTACCTTTCCGGGATTTCTGCCGAGCAGCCGATTGTTGACGATGCGACCCAGAAGAAACTGAGTGAGGACTATACCCGGCGCTATTTTTCCGTCTGGCATCAGGACCGGCCCCGGTGCACACGGGAGGATATTCTTTGGGATTTCGACAAGTACGGGGAAAATCCCGGATATGGCGAGAACCAGCGGAAGCGGGATCGAGGCTGGACGGAGGCATTGAAGCAAAGCGCGGTTCTGGATCGTTATCCCAATCGAGGTGAGCGGGGGATAGTCCTGGAAAACACGAATCTGCGGGCTCTGCCGACTTCCAGTCCCCATTTTGACGGATTGGACAGCGGATCCGGTTATCCATTTGATCGCTTGCAGGTGTCGGCTGTTGCGGTCAACACCCCGGTTTATATTTCCCACGTCAGCCAGGATGGGGCCTGGGTGCATGTGGAGACCAGTTTCTATTTTGGCTGGCTGCCGGCGCGGGATGTCGCCCCTGTGGATGAGTCCTTTGTCCGGTACTGGCAGAACGGGCGGTATGCTGTGATGATTCGGGATTCGATCCCGATTTCTGATGGGAACGGCCGTTTTTATTTCAAGGCGCCGCTGGGAGCTCAGTTTCCTATTCTCAGGGAAGACAGGGAATATTTTTACGTTGGAATCGGTGTCGCCGATGAAAATCGCCAGGCGGTTCTGAAAATTTCACGGATTTCCCGTGACGCCGCCGCGCAAAGACCCTTGAAGATGACCCGGGCGAACCTGGCCCGCGTGGGCAATGAACTGATCAATAAACCCTATGGATGGGGCGGCCTGAATCAGAATAGGGACTGCTCCCTGCTGACCATGGATTTTTTTGCCCCCTTCGGCATCTGGTTGCCGAGAAATTCCGGCCAGCAGGCCCATGAGGCAGGGCGGTTCATCGATCTGGGAAATCTGTCTCCGGACAAAAAAGAAGCGATGATTCTTCAATATGGGGTTCCGTATGCAACGCTGATCTGGCGAAAGGGACACATCATGCTCTATATGGGGTCCCATGATGGGAAGGCCCTGGTCTTTCACAGCATGTGGGGAGTCTCCACGCGGGATTTCATGGGGCGAAAGGGGCGAAGGATTGTGGGGCATTCCGCCATTACGACGCTGCGCCCCGGCATCGAATTCTGCAGCGGCGAAGCCTCGGGCTGTGATCCCCTGCAGAGCGTTCTGGGGATGACTGTTCTGCTGCCTGATGTCACGACGCCGTCGATCCCGGCGCCGAAGCCGAATTGATTGAAGAAGGGGATAAAGCGGAGGAAAGGGACATGGAATATCCGGACAGCAACTCTGAAATGTCGGAAGTACAGCTTCTGCAAACCCTTTCCGATCTTCGGGAAAAGATGGCCGCCCTGGAAAAGGAGCGCAGCGAACATCTCCTCGAACAGGACCTTTACAAGACACTGGCCAACAGTTCGCAGGTGGGCGTCTATATCCTCCAGGATCGGAAGTTTCAGTTCGTCAACCCCCATATTGCCGAATACGCCGGGTATCGGGAAGAAGAAATGGTAGGAATGGAATCCCTCAGCCTCATCCATCCCGATGACCGTCTGACGGCCCGGAAAAACGCCATCCGCATGCTGAAGGGGCAGCGCTTTTCGCCGTACGAATTCCGCATCATTACCGGTGATGGCCGGATCAAATGGATCATGGAAACTTCGACGCCCATCTATTACAGGGGTAAACGCGCCGTTCTGGGAAATTCCATGAACATCACCGGGCAGAAAGAAGCCCGCAACCGGCTGGAGGAACTGGAAGCGCTGGAGTCTTCTATCCTGGACGCCATCCCGCATGCGGTGGTCGGTCTGCACAACCGCCGGTTCATCTTTGCCAACAACGCCGTTCAGGATGTGTTCGGCTGGCTGCCGGAAGAGCTGATCGGCAGGAGCGTCCGGCTGATCTATCGCAATGACGCGGACCATGATGAAATCGCGCGGCGTTTTTACGACAGCCTGGAAAAACAGCGGACATACAGCACGGAATTTCCCTGCCGGCACAAGGATGGTCATGAGATCATCTGTTTGATGAGGGCTTCCCGCATCGGGGAACGGCTGACCGAACGGCGGATTGTCGTCACTTACGAGGACATTACGGAACGGAAAAAGGCGGAAAAGGAGCTGGAGGAGTCGCGGGAAAAAATGCGCAACCTTTCCATTCACCTTCAGTCTGTCCGTGAGGAAGAACGGACACGGATCGCCCGGGAGATACACGATGAACTGGGGCAGTCGCTGACCGCCTTTAAAATGGATCTGTCCTGGCTGGGGAAAAGGATGACCTCGGAGAAACTGCTGCACGATAAGATCAAAGCCATGTCGGGACTCGTGGATCGGACCATTGAATCGGTCCATCGGATTTCGGCGGACCTCAGGCCCGGCCTGCTGGATGACCTGGGGCTTGTGGCGGCGATGGAATGGCAGGCCAAGGAGTTTTCCGCTCGTTCCGGCATTGCCTGCGAGGCGGATCTGGAAGCGGAAGATGTCCCTCTGGATAAGGAACCGGCCACGGCCGTTTTCCGCATATTTCAGGAAACACTGACCAATGTTGCCCGTCACTCCAATGCCACAAAGGTATTTGTGCGTCTGGAGACGAAGGGCGACAAGGTGATCCTGGAGGTGACGGACAATGGCCGGGGCATCACGCAGAAACAGATCAACGATCCGAAATCGTTCGGAATTATGGGAATGCGGGAACGTGCCCTGCTCTGGGGAGGAGACGTTCAGGTGATCGGCAGCCGGTCCAGAGGAACAACGGTGAAGGTCAGCATTCCCCTGAAGTCAGGAGAGAAGGAATGATTAAAATCCTGATTGCCGATGATCATACCATCGTCAGGGAAGGGTTGAAACAGATTGTGGGAGACGTCGGCGACATGATGGTGGCCGATGAGGCCGGCAACGGACAGGAAGCACTGCAGAAAATTCGGGAAAAGGATTATGATGTCGTCCTGCTGGATATTTCCATGCCGGGGCGCAGCGGCCTGGAAGTTCTGAAGGATATACGGGCGGAGCGGCCGAAACTGCCCGTCCTGATCCTGAGCATGCATTCCGAAGAACAGTATGCCGTCCGGGCGCTCCGGGCCGGCGCGTCGGGCTATCTGACGAAGGCGAGCGCTCCCGATGAGCTGATCGGGGCGATCCGCAAGGTATCCCGGGGGCGCAAATACGTAACGGCATCGCTGGCGGAAAAACTGGCTCTGGAACTGGATGCCGATATCCGGAAACCGCCCCACGAGATACTTTCCGATCGGGAATATCAGGTCATGCTCATGCTGGCTTCAGGGAAAACCGTCACGGAAATCGCCGAAGAGCTGTGTCTCAGCGTAAAGACCATCAGCACGTATCGCTCCCGG is a window encoding:
- a CDS encoding GTP pyrophosphokinase, producing MEKKCSEFLNRYNISEEAYAAAGIAWDELEEVRDHYIQTRDELEPTARYIVNILNKTEKVHSVSYRIKAPEHLIAKIIRKRIGKPEGIINLANYRQKITDLIGIRVLHLFKEDWLDLHQFITRTWNLRKEPIAYVRRGDAAGYINSFKNWGCTIKEHPYGYRSVHYLLQSMISESAEPTVQVSEVQVRTLFEEAWSSIDHHVRYPYEPRNVLLNELLVILNRLSGSADEMASCILYLKEKINTPGMPSQDVNGQAGQGGGFFQPLDEFEWPAETGSGVMAWTDGNIGEGLPEPYLFPPADMADQEKGPGEEGPEKSEKPSSSAER
- a CDS encoding acyl-CoA dehydratase activase, giving the protein MNSLGICIGATTLSAVAVRKNSQGEISKSVIHIQPHDGNPRQAFLDIFSTLEPGQYDRIAVTGRKFRQFVNLTSIPEPQAVETALSYVHNGNAPLDAVISAGGETFLIYVIGKDGRICSVQTGNKCASGTGEFFLQQIRRMGLGIEDAISFARQEEPYKVSGRCSVFCKSDCTHATNKGVPKGRIASGLCEMMSGKILEILSHLPRNTMMLIGGTAQNTVMVDYLKKDIASLIIPEEATYFEALGCALWALDHETLPAPAPDAVMKHDETAFHRLPPLADSLDKVDFQTMERGVACEGDECILGLDVGSTTTKAVLLRLSDNRILASIYLRTNGNPVAASRACYASLYEQLGPLAEKIKIPGLGVTGSGRQIAGLHAMTEGIINEIIAHATGALFFDSTVDTIFEIGGQDAKYTYVKDGIPSDYAMNDACSAGTGSFLEEAARESMGVAMEDIADIALRGMNPPNFNDQCAAFISSDIKNAAHEGMSREDIVAGLVYSICMNYSNRVKGNRSMGNNIFMQGGVCYNRAIPVAMAALTGKRIVVPPEPGLMGAFGVALEIRKRLEHGLLKEASLSLRSLKDREIAYEPPFVCNGGKENCDRKCEIARIRIEEKVYPFGGACNRWYNLRYHISVDAEHLDLVRQHEALTYRNTGTGQPAVSSTRGCRTVGINRSFLTNTYYPFYSSFFSRLGFELILPDYPRPEGMVQKGTAFCYPAELAHGFFSDLLRKKPDLLFLPHIRGMHVEKGNPVSTICPISQGEPYYLASTFNDWEMLRRLKEENSLLQPVLDFSRGYEAVQDVMVDLAHSLGCRKTDARDAFKVAVAAQEQVFMTTKETGSRFVRDLEEDSDRYGIVIFGRAYNAFVPEANMGIPKKFASRGVGAVPLTFLPLADETVPRNMYWSSGQLILKGASFVSRHPQLFGCYITNFSCGPDSFLLGYFRQMMGNKPFLILELDSHVADAGLETRIEAFMDIIRNYRELYMKSRNTAPAPSRKTTSAGVNYEDSRIVDSRGESYPLSHPRVHLVFPSMGQFHVDVAAAIFRSAGVRATALPDSDEEVLKLGRGNTTCKECLPLQLTVGSLLKYLRDRKDPDELLVYFMPTAGGPCRFGQYSQFMKAMIERLGIQDVTLYSPDAENSYADLDASNLTLKLWTGVVIADDMEDIYGVLLTAARDRVEALEIYREECRKIIRALEESPELKTLRPVLEKTAARLKSIPLKRRPEEIPTILLTGEIFVRHDAISRQFLIERLADQGFATKVASVMEWIYYTDLCDRNGWIYKTLSAKEKASLFLRSTWMKKYERTITKILAGSGLIPDRTEDIPHIVEQASPIINPLLLGEAVLTVGAALAEVPTPYCGAIALGPFGCMPNRVSEAILNREMNRGKRNSGKHYGKESGSVAEDLLNRPLPFLAIESDGNPFPQIIQAKLEVFLMQAARIHALSQARH
- a CDS encoding pyruvoyl-dependent arginine decarboxylase, whose protein sequence is MYDFVPKKIFFTKGVGTHRDELHSFERALRDAGIEKCNLVQVSSIFPPGCKNISKVQGLKELVPGAITYCVMSRCCSNEPKRLLAASVGCAIPADKTSYGYISEHHAFGLTEKQAGDYAEDLAAAMLASTLGIDFNVDESWDEKKEIFKISGKIVKTRNVTQSTIVKDDRYTTVVAAAVFVF
- a CDS encoding NlpC/P60 family N-terminal domain-containing protein; protein product: MRPRKVQIKTLLKKIRICAYWGILFFMIFSGCGCCSPPDVIGDISRLQQDHTFYLSGISAEQPIVDDATQKKLSEDYTRRYFSVWHQDRPRCTREDILWDFDKYGENPGYGENQRKRDRGWTEALKQSAVLDRYPNRGERGIVLENTNLRALPTSSPHFDGLDSGSGYPFDRLQVSAVAVNTPVYISHVSQDGAWVHVETSFYFGWLPARDVAPVDESFVRYWQNGRYAVMIRDSIPISDGNGRFYFKAPLGAQFPILREDREYFYVGIGVADENRQAVLKISRISRDAAAQRPLKMTRANLARVGNELINKPYGWGGLNQNRDCSLLTMDFFAPFGIWLPRNSGQQAHEAGRFIDLGNLSPDKKEAMILQYGVPYATLIWRKGHIMLYMGSHDGKALVFHSMWGVSTRDFMGRKGRRIVGHSAITTLRPGIEFCSGEASGCDPLQSVLGMTVLLPDVTTPSIPAPKPN
- a CDS encoding PAS domain-containing sensor histidine kinase, with translation MEYPDSNSEMSEVQLLQTLSDLREKMAALEKERSEHLLEQDLYKTLANSSQVGVYILQDRKFQFVNPHIAEYAGYREEEMVGMESLSLIHPDDRLTARKNAIRMLKGQRFSPYEFRIITGDGRIKWIMETSTPIYYRGKRAVLGNSMNITGQKEARNRLEELEALESSILDAIPHAVVGLHNRRFIFANNAVQDVFGWLPEELIGRSVRLIYRNDADHDEIARRFYDSLEKQRTYSTEFPCRHKDGHEIICLMRASRIGERLTERRIVVTYEDITERKKAEKELEESREKMRNLSIHLQSVREEERTRIAREIHDELGQSLTAFKMDLSWLGKRMTSEKLLHDKIKAMSGLVDRTIESVHRISADLRPGLLDDLGLVAAMEWQAKEFSARSGIACEADLEAEDVPLDKEPATAVFRIFQETLTNVARHSNATKVFVRLETKGDKVILEVTDNGRGITQKQINDPKSFGIMGMRERALLWGGDVQVIGSRSRGTTVKVSIPLKSGEKE
- a CDS encoding response regulator translates to MIKILIADDHTIVREGLKQIVGDVGDMMVADEAGNGQEALQKIREKDYDVVLLDISMPGRSGLEVLKDIRAERPKLPVLILSMHSEEQYAVRALRAGASGYLTKASAPDELIGAIRKVSRGRKYVTASLAEKLALELDADIRKPPHEILSDREYQVMLMLASGKTVTEIAEELCLSVKTISTYRSRILEKMNMKKNAELTLYAVQNHLVD